Proteins co-encoded in one Leucobacter exalbidus genomic window:
- the serB gene encoding phosphoserine phosphatase SerB — translation MTVSPLVVLDCDSTTIQDEVIELIADAAGSRAAVAEVTERAMRGELDFAESLRERVATLAGTADTVFADTYARIRLTPGIRELVAEVHRRGGKVGVVSGGFHEVLDPLAKELGLDFWRANRLEVVDGALTGRTVGPIIDASAKADALQEWATDSGIALSATVAIGDGANDLEMMKVAQIGVSFNGKPVVVERADEAIEGDLALAIPLLDRLS, via the coding sequence ATGACAGTGTCTCCCCTTGTTGTGCTCGATTGTGATTCCACCACCATTCAGGATGAGGTGATTGAACTCATCGCCGATGCCGCGGGTAGCCGCGCGGCCGTCGCCGAGGTCACCGAACGTGCCATGCGCGGCGAACTCGACTTCGCCGAGAGCCTGCGTGAGCGCGTCGCCACACTGGCCGGCACCGCCGATACCGTGTTCGCCGACACATATGCGCGCATTCGCCTGACCCCAGGCATTCGTGAACTGGTGGCCGAGGTGCACCGCCGCGGCGGCAAGGTGGGCGTCGTCTCTGGCGGCTTCCACGAGGTGCTCGACCCGCTCGCGAAAGAGCTGGGGCTCGATTTCTGGCGCGCCAACCGCCTCGAGGTGGTTGATGGGGCACTCACCGGCCGCACCGTGGGGCCGATCATTGACGCCTCAGCCAAGGCCGACGCCCTGCAGGAGTGGGCCACAGACAGCGGCATCGCGCTTTCGGCAACCGTCGCCATCGGTGATGGAGCGAATGATCTCGAGATGATGAAGGTCGCCCAGATCGGCGTGTCTTTCAACGGCAAGCCCGTCGTCGTCGAGCGCGCTGACGAGGCCATCGAGGGCGATCTTGCGCTCGCGATCCCGCTGCTCGATCGCCTGAGCTAG